Below is a genomic region from Populus trichocarpa isolate Nisqually-1 chromosome 15, P.trichocarpa_v4.1, whole genome shotgun sequence.
ATTCTCATATTCCTTGTCAGGCCTTCCATTTCCCTGGCAATTCTGCATCTGTGTCAGGACAGGGCATGTGTTGTTTGTGTATAATGGTCCCAGTGAATCGTAAAACCAACTTCCTTGGTACAAATCACAGCCTGCATGTTAGACAACGTAATGGAAATTATAATCTCAAAAACTGAAGAGATAGGGAGGAAACAAAAGAACTAATTCATAAATCAAACATTTCTATACTAACAAATTTCAGAAAACTCTTGATACAAGCATTCTTCTGTTGGGGAAAACAAAGCTATACCATTCCTTCTATTCAATCAAAACCCTATAGTTCTTGCAagcaaatacattaaattaactTCATATTTTGATGGACTTTGAGAAGACacatcagagagagagagagatgtgtcAAATCCATCTGTGAAGATCGCATGCagaaataacttatttttattcctCAAAGAGGCTGGTACTGTACTTTCTGTATACAGGATAATGCCTACACAACAGAAATAGCTCTCACCCTCCCTTAATCTATTCCCCACATCCTGGGTTTGAAGCCAGGACATGACCTATGGCGACCACCTTGCTTATCACAAAGAGCCCAACAAAATTAAGCCTCTAGGTCATGGCTTTAAACTGTAATTAATATGGAAAGATTGTGTTTCTTACTCTTCAAAGTAGCAAAcgacacctttttttttctgaggACAAGTACCATTTCTGAGGATTAGCAGAAAATACTAGCTAAGTATCTCAAAACATCAAACAATACAAATCGAAAAGAATTCATTTTCCGATTAAGCACCAACAAAGTGATGCAGTCAAatgcattaataacaaaaacttGCACATTTCTcccatctaaaaaattaaatattttttatcctttatttaataaataatgcaGGTGAGCTGGATTCTCAAGAATTTCCTTTTTCAGAAAAGTAAACCACTTTGACATTTGACAAAGTAACTCTATCACCAATGAATTAACAATtggaaaatcaataaattaacagTTGTAGACTTCCTAGGGCAGTTAAATAATCCCAAATACAAAAGCAAGTTACCATACAGAAACTCAAACATGCATGCGAAGAAAATCCACAAACCAAAACCACAACacaaatttataataaactccagaaaaagaaaagaattaaatacCACTACTGTAAGATACGcaataaatccataaaaaaattaacagaaaaaaataccTGAATCATCTGAACCAGTTTTGGATGCATTACTGGGCACAGCAGATATATCTGACTTGGCCCCTGATTTAGAATCTGCAGAAGCAGCATCTGTGCTATTCTCTTCTGATCCTTTATCTGCATCAATTTCTTTGACACTTAAAGTAACTGAACCACCCTTAGGGTTGGTCTGCCCTTCTTTTCTTGTACCAGTAGTGGATTCTTGTAAATTAAACTCAGATTGACTATCAATGACATTTACACTGTTATTATTAACACCACCTAAACTAATGGGCCCTTTTAAATCTAACCCGAGTGAAGAATCCTCATCAACCACATCTAAATTACTATCATGGTGCAGATCAATCGAGCTCTGATTGCCTTCAAAAATGAGTAAATCCACTTGTCTGGAGCTATCTATCCCATAAAAGTATCCACGAACAGTGGAACCTATAGGGTATGAAACCAAAAGCAAAGAAGCAATAACCAAGAATAATGCAAGGCCTCCCACTGAGGCTGCCATTGAAGAAAGTGACCGTGGAAACGCAGCCATAGCAGGATTAGTCCCTTTTGGTGAAGAAGCCAAGTTCATGGCTTTCCCCATGAATCTACCTCTTTTCAGCAAATATGAATCATGTAGGTCCTCAAACTCCAGAGGAACTAACTAAAATCTGATTCCCATAACTGAAATCCACTCATAAAAATTGAACTGTAAAATGGAAACAATTTAGCATGTGAAATCTTAATCTAAAGCAACTAAAACTACCTAAAATTTGGACTTCTAAAGCTGAAATCTACTCTATAAAAATGACCCACAAACCAAAACCTTCCAAAAATTGAATCTTGATTCCAAATTTAGACAAAAAAAGTGCTCTCTGCTTCAACCTTCAACAATTCAGCAACCTGCAAAACATGCAAAGCAAATACAGCATTTAATGAACCAACAAATAACATCTCACCATTCCatttaataaacaaacaataaaacattaaaaaaaggctttcttttcttgataattaacaaaaacagaatCTGATTTCATATATAGAAatcaaaaacatttaacaaGAACTCACAAATTccagataaagaaagaaaatccttcaaaattcaacttctgggttctttaatttatatccaaaacaagacctttcaaatcaaaacaCCCTCCAAAATTTAATGTATCTTAGATGGATTTAAACAAGACCTGGAATTCAAGAACTCTCAGATTTTCTTGCCAAAGAATATGGATAGACCTTTACTCTGtgtctctgtctctgtctctgtctctgtgtctgtgtttattattataaagagAAATTGAATAGTTATTGGATCAGGAGAGAAATGGAGTTCTAATTATTGAAGGACTCTGATTttaagaaggaaggaaggaaggaatgTGCGGCGAATCCGGAAAAACAATCCATCTTGTTTGACAAACTTGgtgtcattatttatttatttatttattattttggtatttgtaGGTTTCCAGGTTTGATTGATACTGtgttgtgtaatttttttaaaaaatatttttttatattattatattaaaatcataaaaaaaaatactaaaaaataagaaattaatttactttcaagagaaatacactttaaaaaaatatatctaaaaacagatgagaaatttattttaaaagaaaaagggctCGGCCCTGCCAGGCTCTCCAAACCTGACCAAATTTTCATAGTTTTGACGTGTAATAATGGAATGTGAATGATCTTTTATGGCTGTAAATGTGTtgcaaatgcaaattcaagtAACTCTCTCTAATCCATGTGAAAATgtatcttctcttcttttaaCGCTAAAGTAATAAATAAGCCCTAGATCCAGCCACTTTATTAGGTCGATGACAGCTTTAATTTGACCTAGATTCAATTAATTAAGTGGTCGTATCAAAAGCTTCCATTCTCATGGCAATCTTGTCCACTCTGTATTTACCTGAAGTCACAATTCCGCCTAGTTTTTGACCTAATCAGGGATCCTAAATTGAATTTACAGAACACTGTTCCTGACATCCCTGCCGTTAATCTACTGTTTATGCTCAACTCCTGGCAAAATATGCACTTTCTTTCCCTCCTGTGATGGCCAAATAGGCATTGTAAAGGTAGGTGATTTGCTtgaagtaattttcttttttcaagcaatttttcttttcatgtcagGCAAAGTACCCATCAAGGTTTTACTGCGTGGTAAGAAGTTAAAAAAAGGGGAGAGTtcgaagaaaaagataaaaattgaaaaaacatcccTCATTGAGGTTGGTGTGGTGGCGCAAGCTGGCCCTAAGAATACGCGCGGCGTGGTTCTTAAGAGTGGGACCCACACGGCAGCTAAACGACTATTCAATCTCATACACCAGGGATGGGGAGCGAGTGAGACTATTTTTATGACTAGAAATCAACTTGGGGCCAAGAAACTTCAACGGCCTATCATTTGCAACTTAAGGCctaaataacaacaataatctagaaaaattaatccttttttttttctcctgtatTTTACTGTTACAATAAGTTAGTATAGGAGGTATTTGACCCTTGTTTTACagtgaattgaattttttttaaaaaaaattatatatgtaaatttttacaatgtatttttatatgttaaaaaatctaatgtgaagttcaaaaaatatatgcatacttttaattaaataaatcgataattTTTATGTAACAAACAAGTTATAAAGCTTGATTTCTACCTAATAGaagttaatcaaattaaatatgtgATCcagatcataaatttaattgaatttaatatttttttataatttccaataatattttgataaaaaaaacataaaaatcttgtaaaatatatttatagtctCTGACAATCCAAAAATTGACTCTAAAATCTATAATCAATctgaaatcaaaattattttcaggttcagATCTGTTATTTCAAGTAAGTTtaagaccaaaaaaatattcaataaaaaagaacccAACAcgaatcatattaattaaactctccctgtatatatatattacagttTTAAATTgcactttttaaattttgttttgatgtttatgaatttttacTGTGATAAcccttgattttattaaaaaacctaataataaattaaaaattaattattaatgcaATTGTATttggcaaaataataataaaaaaataaaatgatattattttaataaaaatatattttaaaaaaaaaacaataagttgAGAGCTGGATTAACATATCAACTCAATTTTTGGTCAGATATGTGTTTTACAACTATGCTTTGGATCAGCCAGGTCCAACCTCCCATCGTTTGTTTTACAACTATTCATCCCTGCCTCCAACGACTCGTCCAACCATCCCTCGTAAACCCAATCACAACATCATTTGACACGTCGTCTATCTTCGGCTTCTTACAACGTTAGCACCTCGTTGGAACATTTTTGGAAGCAGACATAAATAAAGCCAAACCATAAAACCCTCTCTCTGATCAAAACCCACATTTGGGTTGTCTTCAATGGCCACTAACACTCTCTCATTTCCCCCAATTTCAATTTCCACTTCTCAATTTTGCAATGAAAAACCCAACAGCTCTTCACTATCATCACTCTCTTCAAGCTCCTTTTGTGGCAACAACCTATTGATTTCATACTCAAAGTTGAGAAATTTAGCTCTTAAGTGCAATAACCCCTCAACAATTTTCACAGTTTTATCTACTCTACCCACCAAGTAAGCTTTTTGTTCTTCTGGGTccttttattctttgattttgaaaaacgGGTCTTGATTAGTTTTTGCTGGTTCTTGCAGGAAATATACATCTCAGAAGATGCAAAAGTTAGTCACTTTTCCTTAATTTTGATAAGAAACAGTGAGATATATagattcttgatttctttttatatgaaacTTGAGTGGTGGTGGCTTTTGATTATGGGAATGCTTGTTTTTGTGAGTGATTTTAGATGGTCAGCAAGAGCAATAAGGTCATTTGGGTTAGGAGAATTGGAGGCGAGGAAGCTGAAGTATCCCAATACAGGAACTGAAGCACTTTTAATGGGGATTTTGATCGAGGGTCAGTGAATTTTTATGCAGTTTTAGAGTGTTGcttctgttttgttttggttggtttattgaagttttatttttggttgTAGGGACAAGTCCAGCAGCAAAGTTTTTGAGGGCTAATGGGATTACTTTTTTCAAAGTCAGAGAAGAAATTGTTGAATTACTCGGGAAAtctgaaatgtatttttttagccCTGAGCATCCTCCCTTGACTGAACAGGCTCAAAGAGCACTTGATTGGGCTATTGAGGAGAAACTAAAGTCAGGTAATTTTTAACATCTATAACATCTGACACTTGGCATATCTTATTCtattttgtgtttgtgtttgcaagttaatttgattaattcattAGGTTTCTTGTATaaaatttgtttgtgtttgatctACCATTGTCTACGTAATGCGATTAGATTCAGAAACTGCAATTTGGTAATACTAGTTTAAATACGAGTGATGTACAAAGTTATTTTGAGCATTTAAGAATGAGAACGTTGGCCACTTTCTATCATGCTTCTTGACTTGATGTTTTATATGATACCTTTTGGAGCTTGATGATGTTCAATTATGTTAGtactattttttatctataaccTTATTCAGTATGGGAAGATTGCAAGTCTGTGAGCCCATCTCggatgtaaataaaaataagatttaaggATTGTGGGATAGACTTAGTAGGAGATGGAGGTTACCTGCTTGTGCATGCTTTATGTTAAGTTTCAATCTCTCAAGGGTACAATTGCATCACTCAAGTTTCTTCTTAATCCCACCAAGAGTTTTAACATTTCCTTTTGCTTACTGACTGGCATGACATTCTCCTGATTATTTACTGCAGGAGCTTTTATTTTGTGTTCTGTTCTTATCTAATTTTAAGCTCTTTGTTCTTGACTCGTTGTGACattctttttaatgttgttttggtGTTCATTATCTCATCCACCCCTTTccccttttctgttttttacaaCCTCGAAGAGTCATCATGAGTTTTTGTGAGTTTACTGTCAGTGATTCAAATAGTATATGCATCATGTATTCTTCTGTTGTCACTTGTCAATTCGAGATGCAGTGTAGGAGTCCACTGGAAATATGGACTGTCAAGTAAGCAAAAGTGGAGCTTTCTCATGGAAAATTGAAATACAGAAGTATATAATGAATGCTGTTTTTCCCTTATATAGGATGTGCTCATCACCATTGTGTTTTATTAGGAGACAAAAGTCTGTGTTGTATGCTATACCTTTGAATGACAAATTGACaacatgtttaatttaaaaattcaatcagATAAACATTTGTTAGGGTAAATCAGATAGTATGTGGTCCTAAACTTTTTTCTCCTACAGATTGAACTTGAATCTAAACATGGCTAGCAACTGCAAATAGCAAAATTTATGGTTTGATTTGAAATCTCATAAacaattatcttgattttatcaATGCATGTGTGTTTAATTACCATTATCATCTTATTGTTTTGTGAACTGCAGGTGATAGTGGAGAAATTACCACGACTCATATACTTCTGGGGATTTGGTCAGAAAAAGAATCTGCAGGTCACAATATATTGGAAACTCTAGGTTTTAATGACGATAAAGCTAAAGAAGTCGCAAAATCTGTAAGTTTGAATGCTTTTCTAATTTCAAGCatacttttttattgtttctgccTAACACAATTCTTCATCCATTCAGATGAGCGGCGATGTTGCCCTGAACTTTAAGTAGGGAGGTTAGAAAGCTGTCTGAAATGTGTCTTGCTTGTTGATTCCTGAACTTTGCTGCATAAATTTTCCGAAGATAGATACTTAGGTAGTTGGTTCTAGGTGGAGCAAGTT
It encodes:
- the LOC7476767 gene encoding ATP-dependent Clp protease ATP-binding subunit CLPT1, chloroplastic, with protein sequence MATNTLSFPPISISTSQFCNEKPNSSSLSSLSSSSFCGNNLLISYSKLRNLALKCNNPSTIFTVLSTLPTKKYTSQKMQKWSARAIRSFGLGELEARKLKYPNTGTEALLMGILIEGTSPAAKFLRANGITFFKVREEIVELLGKSEMYFFSPEHPPLTEQAQRALDWAIEEKLKSGDSGEITTTHILLGIWSEKESAGHNILETLGFNDDKAKEVAKSMSGDVALNFK